From one Candoia aspera isolate rCanAsp1 chromosome 17, rCanAsp1.hap2, whole genome shotgun sequence genomic stretch:
- the LOC134506889 gene encoding inositol-trisphosphate 3-kinase B-like isoform X1 has protein sequence MEWIPVSSGSLVQPAGPERWEAVEETSDRSGAAEAAQGRVELPLCRGAFSSNDLQRCQGPSPCQAGRAASLEPTGPSPSHGSQAPGLPFDRSISGSSTCSSLASSSQESDEVFSDAEGRATPEKKRVLRKTKSWKTFFTMVHWSLRRRSSWVQLAGHEGNFKPSEGGQILKKFSAVEEACLAKLMTDVLRPFVPAYHGVVELGGERYIQMDDLLRGLQNPSIMDCKMGTRTYLEDEVCKGPQRPAPRRDLYQKMVKVDPWAPTAEEHGQGAVTKPRYMQWRENISSSASLGFRIEGVTIEGGAVQREFKQTRSQDQIVEVFLQFVKNRVDVLKTYLTRLENLRQALAESIFFKRHEVIGSSLLFLHDQKGHTSIWMIDFGKTLPAPANSHLRHNVAWTPGSHEDGFLIGLQHLASTIRASLDRAEQRPEPVPGPS, from the exons ATGGAATGGATCCCAGTGTCCTCCGGATCTCTTGTTCAGCCCGCCGGACCGGAAAGGTGGGAGGCGGTGGAAGAAACGTCTGACCGGTCAGGAGCCGCCGAGGCCGCCCAGGGAAGGGTGGAATTGCCGCTGTGCCGCGGGGCCTTTTCCAGCAACGACTTGCAAAGGTGCCAGGGGCCCTCGCCCTGCCAGGCGGGCAGGGCGGCCTCTCTCGAGCCCACGGGGCCGTCTCCCTCCCACGGAAGCCAAGCCCCCGGCTTGCCTTTTGACCGCTCCATCTCGGGCTCCTCCACCTGCTCATCCCTGGCCAGCTCGTCACAGGAGTCGGATGAAGTCTTCAGTGATGCCGAAGGAAGGGCCACGCCGGAGAAGAAGCGGGTGCTGAGGAAG ACCAAGTCCTGGAAGACGTTTTTCACAATGGTGCACTGGTCCCTGCGGCGACGCAGCTCCTGGGTGCAACTGGCCGGACACGAAG GCAACTTCAAACCCAGCGAAGGGGGACAGATCCTGAAGAAGTTCAGCGCTGTGGAGGAGGCATGCCTAGCCAAGCTGATGACGGACGTCCTGCGCCCCTTTGTGCCCGCCTACCACGGCGTGGTGGAGCTGGGCGGTGAGCGCTACATCCAGATGGACGACCTTCTCCGCGGCCTTCAGAACCCCAGCATCATGGACTGCAAGATGGGCACCAG GACGTACCTGGAGGACGAAGTGTGCAAGGGTCCGCAACGGCCAGCCCCCCGGCGAGACCTGTaccagaagatggtgaaggtcgaCCCCTGGGCCCCCACGGCAGAGGAGCACGGCCAAGGGGCCGTCACCAAGCCCCGCTACATGCAGTGGAGGGAGAACATCAGCTCCAGCGCTTCCCTGGGCTTCCGGATCGAGGGGGTCACG ATCGAGGGGGGCGCTGTGCAACGGGAGTTCAAGCAGACGCGGAGCCAGGATCAGATTGTCGAGGTTTTTCTGCAGTTTGTGAAGAACCGTGTGGATGTTCTG AAGACTTACCTGACCCGCCTGGAGAACCTGCGCCAGGCCTTGGCCGAGTCCATCTTCTTCAAGAGGCATGAG GTGATTGGGAGCTCTCTGCTCTTCCTGCACGACCAGAAGGGCCACACCAGCATCTGGATGATCGACTTTGGCAAGACCCTCCCAGCTCCAGCCAACAGCCACCTTCGCCACAATGTGGCCTGGACCCCAGGGAGCCACGAGGACGGCTTCCTGATCGGCTTGCAGCACCTCGCCAGCACCATCCGGGCGAGTCTGGACAGGGCCGAGCAGAGGCCGGAGCCCGTCCCGGGGCCCTCCTGA
- the LOC134506889 gene encoding inositol-trisphosphate 3-kinase B-like isoform X2, with product MNHEGLPVTKSWKTFFTMVHWSLRRRSSWVQLAGHEGNFKPSEGGQILKKFSAVEEACLAKLMTDVLRPFVPAYHGVVELGGERYIQMDDLLRGLQNPSIMDCKMGTRTYLEDEVCKGPQRPAPRRDLYQKMVKVDPWAPTAEEHGQGAVTKPRYMQWRENISSSASLGFRIEGVTIEGGAVQREFKQTRSQDQIVEVFLQFVKNRVDVLKTYLTRLENLRQALAESIFFKRHEVIGSSLLFLHDQKGHTSIWMIDFGKTLPAPANSHLRHNVAWTPGSHEDGFLIGLQHLASTIRASLDRAEQRPEPVPGPS from the exons ATGAATCATGAAGGTTTACCTGTG ACCAAGTCCTGGAAGACGTTTTTCACAATGGTGCACTGGTCCCTGCGGCGACGCAGCTCCTGGGTGCAACTGGCCGGACACGAAG GCAACTTCAAACCCAGCGAAGGGGGACAGATCCTGAAGAAGTTCAGCGCTGTGGAGGAGGCATGCCTAGCCAAGCTGATGACGGACGTCCTGCGCCCCTTTGTGCCCGCCTACCACGGCGTGGTGGAGCTGGGCGGTGAGCGCTACATCCAGATGGACGACCTTCTCCGCGGCCTTCAGAACCCCAGCATCATGGACTGCAAGATGGGCACCAG GACGTACCTGGAGGACGAAGTGTGCAAGGGTCCGCAACGGCCAGCCCCCCGGCGAGACCTGTaccagaagatggtgaaggtcgaCCCCTGGGCCCCCACGGCAGAGGAGCACGGCCAAGGGGCCGTCACCAAGCCCCGCTACATGCAGTGGAGGGAGAACATCAGCTCCAGCGCTTCCCTGGGCTTCCGGATCGAGGGGGTCACG ATCGAGGGGGGCGCTGTGCAACGGGAGTTCAAGCAGACGCGGAGCCAGGATCAGATTGTCGAGGTTTTTCTGCAGTTTGTGAAGAACCGTGTGGATGTTCTG AAGACTTACCTGACCCGCCTGGAGAACCTGCGCCAGGCCTTGGCCGAGTCCATCTTCTTCAAGAGGCATGAG GTGATTGGGAGCTCTCTGCTCTTCCTGCACGACCAGAAGGGCCACACCAGCATCTGGATGATCGACTTTGGCAAGACCCTCCCAGCTCCAGCCAACAGCCACCTTCGCCACAATGTGGCCTGGACCCCAGGGAGCCACGAGGACGGCTTCCTGATCGGCTTGCAGCACCTCGCCAGCACCATCCGGGCGAGTCTGGACAGGGCCGAGCAGAGGCCGGAGCCCGTCCCGGGGCCCTCCTGA